In one Oculatellaceae cyanobacterium genomic region, the following are encoded:
- a CDS encoding superoxide dismutase family protein yields the protein MLKFIMSAMLLVVLTSCTEGNRSQTEVSPTATPITTPSAQKAQQKAVATLQPTAGNKAAGTITFTQAGDSTSIKVDVTGLAPGKHGFHIHEKGDCSSKDAKSAGDHFNPTKQPHAAPTAAKRHVGDLGNLTASGTGKATTQLQDSVLRLSGEQSIVGRSVIIHAKADDLKSQPSGDAGGRVACGVIKATNS from the coding sequence ATGCTCAAATTTATTATGTCTGCAATGCTTTTAGTTGTTTTAACTAGCTGTACGGAAGGAAACCGTTCACAGACGGAAGTTTCTCCCACAGCAACGCCCATCACTACACCCTCTGCTCAGAAAGCACAACAAAAAGCAGTGGCAACGCTGCAACCTACAGCAGGTAATAAAGCTGCTGGAACGATCACCTTTACACAGGCAGGAGATTCAACTTCAATCAAGGTGGATGTAACAGGCTTGGCTCCAGGTAAACACGGTTTTCATATCCATGAAAAAGGCGATTGCAGTAGCAAAGATGCCAAATCGGCAGGAGATCATTTTAACCCTACCAAACAGCCTCACGCTGCGCCGACAGCAGCAAAACGCCATGTTGGAGATTTAGGAAACTTGACGGCTTCGGGTACAGGCAAAGCAACAACACAACTGCAAGATTCGGTACTTCGTCTATCAGGTGAGCAGTCTATTGTTGGTCGCTCGGTGATTATTCACGCTAAAGCCGATGACCTTAAGAGTCAACCATCTGGTGATGCAGGTGGACGGGTGGCTTGCGGTGTGATTAAAGCTACAAACTCTTGA
- a CDS encoding hybrid sensor histidine kinase/response regulator, whose translation MISDESIREQAYFYFQSEAPELLQVIEQEILTLLEDRSTAKIHNLMRAAHTMKGASANVGLEVIQTIAHSLEDVVKTLYNPELVIDAELQSLLLQGYECLREPLMLQLNGGTINKEEALNHSSAVFIKLEEKLGDFLSDPAQIPSSVELGFDVVQSIFEIGVQQRLENLSNAIAEAKSSAQPENSLSDIANLLRSEAEVFIGLAESFNLSGFGAIAQTTITALDAHPDQSLNIAEIALANFKEGQQQILSGDRTDGGTPSEALQQLAGISSEAGEIPVNSQNVETELEQFREFIISDRFNTHNKLHQKLSKFYLRVTRTCLGWFHHYENIPQSDLSLNLLVPQVLQQDTANQETAIQEAQTVAKYIDGWIGSFIDSIKDANDSPTLGLYQKAALLTVILAIAKFLYANQITNLADYRNLPLLQILERRLIKTVKEYKNSPPLSDIEKNWLEQPLINTFILEEHSLEFPDALTKEDTLIDEIWGSPSQSDNSSIELSTAEEVVPFTEKLKISEPNQTTNNLDQQREKHQVNHPTSPQQNTVKTGNQFVKVELEELEQINHLASNLLINQNRQIAQDENLQSAVNQLRVYLKQHQQTINKLRDWSNQLLTLPYQTNASKSNSVTALEQLLLPNMQLAQLDNKPPTAFDTLELDRYTEIYRLFITAIEETLQLETVTETIDQITKQFSHSLERQQRLLSHMRNDMTAVQMLPVGEIFGRFSRLVEQLAIAKNKPVELKFSGSQVLVDKAIAEKLYEPLLHLVRNAFDHGIEAPESRVEQGKPQTGQIEIRAYHQGNQTIIEVRDDGKGLNFDSIRQRAVELKFINSEQINQISKSQLLDLLFEPGFSTARTISDLSGRGIGLDIVRNQLQSLKGSITVESQPQMGTIFSLQIPFSLTSAKFFVCQAGNFNYALLSESIVKIVLAKSEQIQVWENKKVLLYEQGYANEKQNTVAIPVYQLSELIKYNYFAQYSSLINKKTAGIKPDQKTQTDNLQLFLLRGNTGLLALEIDQIIGEQELVIRPLGSAIATPNYIFGCSILGDGHLLLAIDGAVLLEQKFSANNQSNLLSASNVSSPALPAGTAKAVRELPPAVTFNPKTVLVVDDSLSHRQTLTLHLQKVGYQILQAQDGQEALEQLRKSSDISLVICDIEMPRMNGFEFLNHRTQDPALNKIPVMMLTSRNSEKHRLLALELGAAAYLTKPYLQQELLNTITNLIK comes from the coding sequence ATGATCAGTGATGAAAGTATACGGGAGCAAGCTTATTTTTATTTCCAAAGCGAAGCTCCAGAATTGTTACAAGTAATTGAGCAAGAAATTCTCACACTCTTAGAAGACCGTAGCACCGCTAAAATCCATAATTTAATGCGGGCAGCCCATACGATGAAGGGGGCATCGGCGAATGTGGGTTTAGAGGTGATTCAAACTATTGCCCATTCTTTGGAAGATGTTGTTAAAACTCTTTATAACCCCGAATTAGTTATTGATGCCGAGTTGCAATCATTGCTGCTACAAGGTTACGAATGCTTGCGCGAACCTTTAATGTTGCAACTTAATGGCGGCACTATCAATAAAGAGGAAGCTCTTAATCACTCTAGTGCAGTATTTATAAAGTTAGAGGAAAAACTTGGTGACTTTTTAAGCGATCCAGCGCAAATACCTAGTTCTGTGGAATTAGGGTTTGATGTTGTGCAATCTATATTTGAGATCGGAGTGCAGCAACGATTAGAAAACCTTTCTAATGCGATCGCCGAAGCTAAAAGCAGCGCTCAACCAGAAAATAGCTTATCTGATATTGCAAATTTATTACGCTCAGAAGCAGAAGTATTTATTGGGTTAGCAGAGTCTTTTAATCTATCTGGTTTTGGTGCGATCGCTCAAACTACTATTACTGCTTTAGATGCTCATCCAGATCAATCATTAAATATTGCTGAGATTGCTTTAGCTAATTTTAAGGAAGGACAACAGCAAATTTTATCAGGCGATCGCACAGATGGCGGAACACCATCAGAAGCATTGCAGCAATTAGCAGGAATTAGCAGTGAAGCAGGAGAAATACCAGTTAATTCTCAAAATGTAGAAACCGAGCTTGAGCAGTTTCGGGAATTTATTATTAGCGATCGCTTTAATACTCACAATAAATTACATCAAAAATTATCTAAGTTTTATTTAAGAGTTACTCGCACCTGCTTAGGATGGTTTCATCATTACGAGAATATCCCCCAATCAGATCTTTCCTTAAACTTACTTGTTCCCCAGGTTTTACAACAAGACACTGCTAACCAAGAAACAGCAATTCAAGAAGCCCAAACTGTTGCTAAATATATAGATGGTTGGATTGGCAGTTTTATAGACTCAATTAAAGATGCAAATGATAGCCCAACATTAGGACTATATCAAAAAGCAGCTTTACTCACAGTAATTTTAGCGATCGCTAAATTTTTGTATGCTAATCAAATTACTAACCTAGCAGATTACCGCAATTTGCCTCTGCTCCAAATTTTAGAACGCCGACTGATTAAAACTGTTAAAGAATATAAAAATAGTCCTCCCCTAAGTGATATAGAAAAAAACTGGTTAGAGCAACCTCTAATTAATACCTTTATTTTAGAAGAACATTCTCTGGAATTTCCTGATGCTTTAACTAAAGAAGATACTTTAATCGACGAAATTTGGGGTAGCCCATCTCAATCTGACAATAGCTCAATTGAACTAAGTACAGCCGAAGAAGTAGTTCCTTTTACGGAAAAATTAAAAATCTCGGAACCTAACCAAACCACTAATAACTTAGATCAACAGCGAGAAAAACACCAAGTTAATCATCCTACCTCACCTCAACAAAATACTGTAAAAACTGGTAATCAATTTGTTAAAGTTGAGTTAGAGGAACTAGAACAAATAAATCATTTAGCTAGTAATTTGCTGATTAATCAAAATCGTCAAATTGCTCAAGATGAAAACTTGCAATCAGCAGTTAATCAACTCCGCGTATATCTCAAGCAACATCAACAAACTATTAATAAATTGCGTGATTGGTCAAATCAATTATTAACATTACCTTATCAAACCAATGCCAGTAAAAGCAATAGCGTAACCGCTTTAGAACAACTGCTTTTACCCAATATGCAGTTAGCACAATTAGACAATAAACCACCCACAGCTTTTGATACGTTAGAACTAGATCGTTACACAGAAATATATCGGTTATTTATTACTGCAATAGAAGAAACACTGCAACTAGAAACAGTTACAGAAACAATCGACCAAATTACAAAACAATTTAGCCATAGCCTAGAAAGGCAACAACGCTTGTTATCGCACATGAGAAATGACATGACGGCGGTGCAAATGTTACCAGTAGGAGAGATATTTGGGCGATTTTCGAGGCTGGTGGAACAATTAGCGATCGCAAAAAACAAACCCGTAGAATTAAAATTTAGTGGAAGTCAGGTTTTAGTTGATAAAGCGATCGCGGAAAAGCTTTATGAACCACTACTGCACCTAGTCCGTAATGCCTTTGATCACGGTATAGAAGCGCCTGAGAGCCGTGTTGAGCAAGGAAAACCCCAAACAGGTCAAATTGAAATTCGCGCCTATCATCAAGGCAATCAAACAATCATTGAAGTTAGAGATGATGGCAAAGGCTTAAACTTTGACTCTATCCGTCAACGAGCAGTTGAGCTAAAATTTATTAATTCTGAACAAATAAATCAAATTTCCAAATCTCAGCTTTTAGATTTATTATTTGAACCTGGTTTTTCCACAGCCCGTACAATTAGCGATCTTTCTGGTAGAGGGATAGGATTAGATATTGTCCGCAACCAGTTACAAAGTTTGAAAGGTTCTATAACAGTTGAATCGCAACCACAAATGGGAACTATATTTTCACTACAAATTCCCTTTTCCCTGACCAGTGCTAAGTTTTTTGTCTGTCAGGCAGGTAATTTTAATTATGCACTATTATCAGAATCTATCGTCAAAATAGTGCTTGCTAAATCTGAACAAATTCAGGTCTGGGAAAACAAAAAAGTATTGTTATATGAACAAGGTTATGCTAATGAAAAACAAAATACAGTAGCTATACCTGTTTATCAACTCTCAGAGTTAATTAAATACAACTATTTTGCTCAATATTCCTCTTTAATTAATAAAAAAACTGCTGGCATTAAGCCTGATCAAAAAACTCAAACAGATAACCTGCAATTATTTTTACTGCGTGGAAACACAGGATTACTAGCACTAGAAATCGATCAGATTATTGGTGAACAAGAATTAGTAATTAGACCATTAGGAAGTGCGATCGCCACACCAAACTATATTTTTGGTTGTAGTATATTAGGCGATGGTCATCTCCTCCTAGCAATTGACGGCGCAGTACTACTAGAGCAAAAATTCTCAGCTAACAACCAAAGTAACTTGCTTTCCGCATCAAACGTATCATCCCCAGCCCTACCCGCAGGAACAGCAAAGGCTGTCCGAGAATTACCACCTGCTGTTACATTCAACCCTAAAACTGTCTTAGTAGTAGATGACTCTCTTAGTCACAGACAAACTTTAACCTTGCACCTTCAAAAAGTAGGTTATCAAATTTTACAAGCGCAAGATGGTCAAGAAGCATTAGAACAACTTCGGAAATCTTCAGATATTAGTTTAGTAATTTGTGATATAGAAATGCCAAGAATGAATGGTTTTGAATTTTTAAACCATCGTACTCAAGATCCAGCATTAAATAAAATCCCTGTAATGATGCTCACATCACGTAATAGTGAAAAGCATCGACTGTTAGCATTAGAATTAGGTGCTGCTGCTTACCTCACTAAACCATATTTACAGCAAGAACTGTTGAACACCATCACTAACTTAATAAAATAA
- a CDS encoding YggT family protein — MSSSAALLTTSIYYFLQIYIFLLVVRILLTWFPTVNWMNQITSALSPLTDPYLDFFRSFIPPLGGTLDISPILAIFLLQILAGLFTPTISSSVGF, encoded by the coding sequence ATGAGTTCATCTGCTGCCCTGCTCACTACTAGCATCTATTACTTCCTGCAAATCTATATTTTTCTGTTGGTGGTTCGGATTCTTTTGACTTGGTTCCCTACAGTCAATTGGATGAATCAGATTACATCCGCCTTGAGTCCTCTGACTGATCCGTATCTTGATTTCTTCCGTTCTTTTATTCCACCCTTGGGCGGTACTTTGGATATCTCCCCAATTTTGGCAATTTTTCTGCTGCAAATTTTGGCAGGATTATTTACTCCTACAATCTCATCAAGTGTTGGGTTTTAA
- the upp gene encoding uracil phosphoribosyltransferase, with the protein MAIKLRIHVPPHPLIKHWLGVVRDAQTPTTLFRSAMTELGRWLTYEAIRDWLPSIETTVQTPLAECPATFINPEVPVAVVPILRAGLALLEGAQPLLPLAAIYHLGIVRDEETLEPSCYLNKLPEQFDPETRVLITEPMLATGGTIMTAMAELTKRGVDPALVRIISVVAAPPALQQLGTHYPSLVIYTAIIDEGLNSQGFIVPGLGDAGDRTFGT; encoded by the coding sequence ATGGCTATAAAATTACGTATTCATGTTCCTCCTCATCCTCTAATTAAGCACTGGTTGGGAGTTGTGCGTGATGCCCAAACGCCAACAACTTTGTTCCGCAGTGCGATGACGGAACTGGGGCGGTGGCTAACTTATGAGGCAATTAGAGACTGGTTGCCAAGTATTGAAACAACTGTACAAACTCCTTTAGCCGAATGCCCTGCAACTTTTATTAATCCAGAAGTACCAGTGGCTGTAGTACCAATTTTGCGGGCGGGACTGGCGTTGTTAGAAGGGGCGCAGCCTTTACTACCACTGGCTGCGATTTACCATTTAGGGATTGTACGTGATGAGGAAACGCTTGAGCCTAGCTGTTACTTAAATAAATTGCCAGAACAGTTTGACCCCGAAACAAGGGTTTTAATTACAGAACCAATGTTAGCGACTGGGGGAACGATTATGACTGCTATGGCAGAATTAACTAAACGTGGTGTTGATCCTGCGTTAGTGCGAATTATTTCTGTAGTTGCTGCGCCGCCAGCTTTGCAACAACTGGGAACGCATTATCCTAGCTTGGTTATTTATACTGCGATTATTGATGAGGGGTTAAATAGTCAAGGGTTTATTGTACCTGGTTTAGGAGATGCAGGCGATCGCACTTTCGGTACTTAA
- a CDS encoding DUF2993 domain-containing protein has product MTKEKIKFGEQIVNKFIEVVLANLIDAERLQVRVKANLKQLARGELDGLAIEMYGFLLRQHLRVAFLRFDIGSSAVNTESIMHRKIELLHPSVGRVQMALDQQQLTHALNTQLVSSSQEQFHFFGLKQINCQLRADRAMVFHFDWIRAGEIESGTCTATPQITTDGSRVVLEQRQVEGNEPPTELINAVSKQVSDILSLSDIANRGTAFHFQQLDIESGKITVQAATQIEHFPRN; this is encoded by the coding sequence GTGACCAAGGAAAAAATCAAGTTTGGAGAACAGATAGTTAATAAATTCATTGAAGTCGTGTTGGCGAATCTGATTGATGCCGAACGTCTGCAAGTTAGAGTTAAAGCCAACCTCAAACAATTAGCGCGTGGCGAACTCGATGGGTTAGCTATTGAAATGTACGGTTTTCTCCTGCGCCAACACCTACGCGTAGCTTTCTTGCGATTCGATATTGGGTCATCGGCTGTCAATACCGAAAGTATAATGCACCGAAAAATCGAATTACTGCATCCATCCGTTGGGCGGGTGCAAATGGCTCTCGATCAACAACAGTTAACCCATGCACTCAATACCCAACTTGTATCTTCATCACAAGAGCAGTTTCATTTCTTTGGGCTAAAGCAAATCAATTGCCAGCTACGGGCAGATAGGGCAATGGTATTCCACTTTGACTGGATACGTGCAGGAGAAATTGAATCTGGAACTTGCACCGCCACACCCCAAATTACAACCGATGGCAGTAGGGTTGTGCTAGAGCAACGTCAAGTTGAAGGGAATGAACCACCAACTGAATTAATCAACGCAGTCAGCAAACAAGTAAGCGACATCTTGAGCCTAAGCGACATTGCCAATCGTGGTACAGCTTTTCACTTTCAACAGCTTGATATCGAATCAGGCAAGATTACAGTACAAGCAGCCACCCAAATCGAACATTTCCCCAGAAATTAA